TGCTGACCGATCAGATTATCGGCAGGGAAAATCGCTATGCGCATGTATTTGACCCGACCCGCTCAAAAATGAAAGCGGCGGACGCCATGCGCTTCCTGAAAGACAATGGAACAGTAGCCAAGGAACTTGTCAGCGGAAAACTGCAAAAGCCTTCCAGGACGCCGCAGGACCTGGCGCAAGGCGAAGGGGGCGCTGTAACAGTCAATGGCAAGCGGGCAGGTGCCTATAAGGATGAGTATGGCCAGATACATACGGTCGATACCACCTGCACACATATGGGCTGTGAAACAAACTGGAATCAGGCGGAAAAAACGTGGGATTGCCCGTGCCACGGTTCCCGTTTCAAGTATACAGGCGATGTGGTCCACGGACCTGCAGTAAAACCGCTCAAGAAAATGCTGGACTAAAAAGAACGGACTGCCTACGAAGGGCAGTCCGTTCAGACTGTAGACAAAAGATTTTTTATACAAATAACTGGATATGAACGAGTCTCGTTCAATTAAAAGAAAGTGAAAACAGGAAAAAGGACGCTCCCGTCCTTTGCGACGAGCTTGCGCAGGAGCATCTCTTTTTGACAGGAGCGTTTCCCTTTTTCCTGTCTTATTTTCATTAGGATTCGTTATGCCGCTAAGCGTTCTGAAACAGTAAAGATCACCAAACGAGGCTGGATAACTAGTAAGGATATTCTTTACGGTCATCCCGTAACTGTTCTCACAGCACAGTCGAAGTAAAACTCGCGAGACTCCAGCAGGAGAGCGGACAAGGGAAGACCCTGCAGGCCGCTTGCGGCCGAAGCGGCTTGCCGTCCGCCTGGGCAGTTGGCTGCGCGACGTCCTGTCGCGCCAGCTGCATGACCCGCTTCCTGCGGGCCCGAAAGCGAGCGGGTTTTTGCCGACTGCTGCCGAAGGTAATCCGTTTATGCAATCTGCTCCGTTTTTTCTACTCTAATCCCTGACCGGCCGCAAATGTCCTGTACAGTTCATGGGAAGCCAGCAGTTCTGCATGCGTGCCTGTGCCAGTCACTTGTCCTCTTTCCAGGAACACGAGCCGGCTCGCATTGATGACGGTGGACAGGCGATGGGCAATCACCAGTGTCGTCCGGCCCCGCATGAGCCGCTGCAATGCATCCTGTACAAGAATTTCCGAACTGCTGTCGAGACTGGAAGTCGCCTCGTCAAGGAGCAGGATTTCAGGGTCATGGAGAAGTGCCCGGGCGATTGCAATGCGCTGACGCTGACCACCGGATAATTTAATGCCGCGCTCACCGACAAGTGTATCGAAACCATCTGTGAGCTGTTCAATGAATTCCAGCGCGTTTGCATCCCGTGCGGCGATGATCAGCCGTTCTTCCGGCACGTCACCGGCGATACCGTAACTGATGTTATCCCGGATGGACCCGCTCATCAATGGGCTTTCCTGTGAGACATAGCCGATTTTTCCACGCCATTCACGGAGTGTGAAATCAGTGATGGAGATTCCGCTGGAAGTAATCCGGCCGGCGACAGGGAGATAAAACCGTTCGATAAGCGAAAAGATGGTGGTTTTTCCGCCGCCGGACGGACCGACGAATGCGGTGACTGTTCCCGCTTCGGCCTGGAAACTTACATCTTTCAAGATCGGCTTGCCGGATTCATAGGAAAAACTCACCTTATCGAACGTGACATCCGCCGCTTTTGGTGAGCTGGTTCCACTGTCCTGCTCTGTCTTGGATGACAGGATGCTTTTGATGCGTTCCGTCGCACCGACCGCTTTTTGAAATGCCGTGAAGAAAGCAGCCATCCGCGCGAACGGAACTACAATCTGGAACAAATAAAACAAAACCGCTACAAGTTCACCGGCCGTCAGGTTGCCATTTGCCACCTGGACGCCGCCATAACCAAGAATCACAACAAGAATCCCCATCATGATAAAGGTCATTGCAGGAGAGACGACAGCCTGGATTTTTGCTTCTTTCAGGCCGAACCCGAACAGCCGGCGGATGGCTGCCTGTCCGTTCTCGCTCTCCGGCTGTTCCGCCCGGTAAGCTTTAACGAGCCGGATTTCAGCGAGCACACGCCCGAGCAGGCCTGAAAATGCCGCCATTTCATCCTGCGTCGCCCGAGCCACCCGATGCATCATGCGCCCGAGCGGTATGAGGATCGCCATGGAAACCGGAACACTGACAAGCATGATCAGCGTCATCTTCCAATCGATGAACAGCAGGATTGCGACAGCGCCGACAACGGACAGTAAACCCGTTATGAAAGTGACTGCATGATCTGTCACCAGTTGCTTCAATGTTGTTGTATCCTGGGTGATGCGGCTCATGGTCTGCCCGGTTTCGTGCTGATCAAAATAAGGTACCGGCAGACGAAGCACGTGTCTCCATAGCCGCGTCCGAAGATCAGCAACAATTGTTTCGCCGATATAGGTGAGCATATAATAAGAAACACCGCCGGCTACCGCCTGCAGGAAAAATACCAGGAGCAGCAGGCCGAACAGGCGCCAATCCATTGATTCGACGGAAAGCGTATCAACCAGATCCTGCATGACGAGTGGAATGATAAGCCCGATTCCTGTACTGGCAATCGCAAGAATCAAAGCCGCTGCTGTTACAGCCTTAGGCCAGTTGAGTGAGCGGAGCAGCTGGAGAAATTGCCGCCAGTCTGTATTTTTCTCTTTCATGATGATGACTCCTCGCTTCTTAATACACTTATTGTGCGAGAAAGCCGGTCATTTGTCGACTGAGACGAAAAAAAAGCCAGCGGGGATTTCCCCCTGGCTTATCCTGTATTTACTGAGCTGCTGAGGCCTGGATATCAACAGAAATTTTAATATCTTCACCGACAAGGACGCCGCCGGTTTCCAGTGCCTGATTCCAAGTGAGACCGAAATCTTTTCGGTTGATAGTGGTTTCCGCTGAATAACCGACCACTTCCTGTCCCCATGGGTTCGTGCCGGCTCCTTCGAACTCTGCTTTGAAAGTGACCGGGCGTGTAACGCCTTTGATCGTCAAATCACCGATCAGCTCATAATCATCACCGCTCTGAGGCCGGACTTCTGTTGCGGCAAATGTGATATGCGGGTAAGCTTCCGCATCGAAAAAGTCTGCAGAACGAAGGTGGTTATCCCGGTCCTCACTGCCTGTATCGATGCTCGCCACGTCGATTTTGAATTCGATCGCCGCGTCAGTCAGATCCTTTTCTTTTGTTTCAACAGAAGCTTCATATGAATTGAAGGCACCTCTGACTTTTGAAATCATCATGTGTTTTACTGTGAATCCGATACTTGAATGTGAAGCGTCGACATTTAACTTTACCATTATGAATTCCCCCTTGAAATGAATGAATGTTCTTTAATTACTATAATCGTTAAATTATCTCGAAGTCAATATATTTTAATTAAAGATTATTGAAACACAGATAAAATTGTTTTGTTAATTGCGGTTTTCCGCCCCGGTTTTACTTGTAAAACCGCCCGGAACATCGCATACTTATTTTAGCTTATGTGTAGAAAGGGTTTGCATGAGATGACGAAAGAACTATGGCTGAAAGAATTGCGGCAGCTTTTGCCCGAAGAATGCGTAAAAGCAGACGAGCCGCTGTGCTTGCATACATTAACAAAGATGGGTGGACCTGCAGATGTGTTTGCAGCGCCTTTTACAGAAGACGATGTGGAGACGACCGTGAAGTATGCGGCCGACCGCAATATTCCGCTGCTCATGCTTGGTAACGGATCGAATATGGTCGTGCGGGATGGAGGCGTCCGGGGGATTGTACTGTCTCTTGAAGCGCTGACCGACATCCGTGTCGAGGGACAGCATGTCCACGCCCAGGGCGGGGCGAACATCCGGGATGTTTCCCGGGCGGCGGCTGACTGCTCATTGACCGGCTTTGAGTTTGCCTGCGGTATTCCAGGTTCGGTCGGTGGGGCAATGGCGATGAATGCCGGAGCTTACGGCGGAGAGATTAAGGATATTATCCGCCAGGCGACGGTACTTACACCGGAAGGCAAGAAACTGGTCCTGTCAAAAGCGGAACTTGAACTCGGCTACCGGAAAAGCATCGTGGCGAAGAAGGGCTATTATGTCCTGTCTGCTGATTTTGAGCTGGAAGTCGGTGATCAAACGGTGATCAATGAAAAAATGGCTAATCTTACGTTCCAGCGGGAATCGAAACAGCCACTGGAGTTTCCGTCGGCAGGAAGCGTGTTCAAGCGGCCACCCGGCAATTTCGCCGGAAAGCTGATTCAAGACAGCGGCCTGCAAGGAAAAGGATTTGGCGGAGCTGAAGTCTCCACGAAACATGCCGGATTCATTGTAAACAAAAACAATGCAACGGCCGGGGATTATATCCGGACGATTGAATTGGTGAAAATGACGGTACACGAAAAATTCGGCATCGACCTCGAACTCGAAGTGAAAATTGTCGGAGAAGACCTGATCCGATGAAACTGCGCCGCATCTCCAGAGATGCGGCGTTTTTGCTGTTGCCGGAGCGTGAGGACAGGACGGTTCGGCAGGTATGATATTATGGAGTAAGTACAGCTGGAAGGAGGCGGAAAATGGGTGATTTCACGATAAATGGGATTCTGCTGATGGGTGGGCTGTTTCTGCTGATCGGTGTTTTCATGACGACCGTCTCCGCCCGTTTCGGTGTGCCCTCGCTTGTGCTCTTCCTGATTGTCGGCATGGTGCTCGGCAGTGATATTTCCGGTCTCATTTATTTTACGAATGCTGAAGTGGCTCAGCTTGTCGGGATATTCGCATTGGTTATTATTTTATTTGAGGGCGGTCTTCAATCCAAGTGGCGCGTGATCCGACCTGTGATGGGTACATCGCTCATACTGGCAACGCTGGGTGTCATTATCACAACAACGATTGTGGCTGCCGCTTCTTTTTATGTGCTCGATATTTCTTGGCTGGAAGCGTTCCTGCTTGGTTCAATTGTGGGCTCAACGGATGCGGCTGCTGTGTTTTCTGTGCTGGCCGGTCAGAACGTCAGCTCGAAAATTTCAGCTACACTGGAAGCGGAATCCGGAACGAATGATCCGATGGCCATGTTCCTGACCATTGCGTTCATTCAGCTGATCCAAGTGCCGGACTCGTCCCCTTGGCTAATTGCAGGTGCATTCTTTTTGCAGGTAGGGGTTGGCGCCGCGATGGGAATCGTATTCGGATTGATTGCTTCATACACGATCAACCGGATCCGGCTGGGGGCCTCCGGTCTCTATGCTGTGCTGGCAGCAGCGTTTGCCGTCTTTATCTATAGTATGACATCGGTTTTGGGCGGTAGCGGTTTGCTGGCGGTCTATCTGGCTGCATTAGTGATCGGGACGCGGGAATTGACCCATAGCCATTCAATCATCAGCTTTCATGAGGGGCTCGCCTGGCTGATGCAGATTGTCATGTTCGTGATTTTGGGGCTGCTTGTGTTTCCGAGCGAACTGGCGAATTGGGAACTGATCTGGAAAGGGCTCATTCTGTCGATTGTATTGCTGTTCATTGCAAGACCGGCCGCCGTATTTATTGCAACATTATTCTCCGATTATGATTTGAACGAGCGGCTGTTCATCTCGTGGGCCGGCCTTCGGGGAGCAGTCCCGATTGTTCTGGCGACGTTTCCGATGCTCGCAGGGATTGAAAACGGCTTTGTCTTCTTTAACATCGTCTTCTTCATTGTACTGACATCCGCCTTGTTTCAAGGGTCAACTATCCCGTATGCAGCGCGAAAATTGAACCTTGTCGGTCCTGAACTTCCACAGCGGATCCATACGCTCGAGCTTATTTCAATGGGAAGTGCAAACGCCGAAATGCTGGAAATCGCGTTGGGGAAGACCTCACCTTTTGCCGGCAAGCCGGTTCAAGCGATCGGCTTGCCGGAACAGACACTTATCTCAGCAATCATCCGTTCGGGCAGGCTGGTGATGCCTGCGGGACCCACGAAACTGAAAGCAGGAGATATTTTGTATATCCTGACGGAAAAAAACCAAGCCGTAAATGTCAGAGTGATATTCGGTGACGAGGAATTTATTGACTGACCCGCGCAATGCGGGTTTTTTGTTGGAATTTTTCGTTTCTTTGCATTCCTATTCCTGTATACTATAAAGAAAAAACAAAGGGATTGGGGCAAATGAAAAAGAAGAAATGGCTGAAGATTTCAGTGATCATACTGGGAATCATCCTCAGCCTCGTCGCTGCTGCGCTTATTTTTGTAAACGTTTACATTAATAGATCGAAACCGGTCATTGAAGGAGAGCTGGCTGTTGCTGTATTGGATGATGATGTGATAGTGACCCGTGATGAAATTGGGGTGCCGCACATTGAAGCGATGTCTGATGCGGATCTGTACCGGGCGCAAGGGTACGTACAGGCTCAGGACCGCATGTTTCAGATGGATTTGTCCCGGCGACAGGCGAGCGGTGAACTGTCCGAAGTGATCGGGGAAGCTGCAGTGGAAACGGACAAACTGTTCCGGACGTTCAGCTTGCGGGATGCCGCGGCGAAATCGCTGGAAGGATATGATGACGAAGCAGAGCAAGTGCTTGAATGGTATGCCGAAGGTGTCAACGCATATATGGAAGAAGCGAAAGAGGAAGGCGCATTGCCGTTTGAATTTAAGCTGCTCGGCTATGAGCCGGAACCTTGGTCGCCACTCGACTCACTGACTATCGGCAAGTACATGGCCTACGATCTTGGCGGCCACTGGTCAGCGCTCGCGTTCCGGCACTGGGCGCTGAATGAATTTACCGAAAAGCAGGCACGGGAGCTGTTCATCACCTATCCGGATAACGCCCCGTCAATCATTGAAGCCAATAAAGCAATGGAAGTGAAGGTTGCGGGTGAATTCAACGCAGATCTCGTGCCGCCGGAATTCAACGGCAGCAATAACTGGGTCGTTTCAGGTGAAAAGACGGCGAGCGGCAAACCGCTGCTGGCCGATGATCCGCATCTGGGTCTGTCGACACCATCGATCTGGTACCAGATGCACCTCGAAAGCCCTGAACAGAACGTAAGCGGCGTTATCTTTGCCGGTATTCCGGGCATCATTCTCGGACATAATGAAGAAATTGCATGGGGTGTGACCAACGTCGGACCAGATGTACAGGATCTTTATATTGAGACGCCGAACCCGGATGACCCAACCCAATTCCTGTATGAAGGGGAATGGGAGCAGGCGGAA
Above is a genomic segment from Planococcus lenghuensis containing:
- a CDS encoding ABC transporter ATP-binding protein; its protein translation is MKEKNTDWRQFLQLLRSLNWPKAVTAAALILAIASTGIGLIIPLVMQDLVDTLSVESMDWRLFGLLLLVFFLQAVAGGVSYYMLTYIGETIVADLRTRLWRHVLRLPVPYFDQHETGQTMSRITQDTTTLKQLVTDHAVTFITGLLSVVGAVAILLFIDWKMTLIMLVSVPVSMAILIPLGRMMHRVARATQDEMAAFSGLLGRVLAEIRLVKAYRAEQPESENGQAAIRRLFGFGLKEAKIQAVVSPAMTFIMMGILVVILGYGGVQVANGNLTAGELVAVLFYLFQIVVPFARMAAFFTAFQKAVGATERIKSILSSKTEQDSGTSSPKAADVTFDKVSFSYESGKPILKDVSFQAEAGTVTAFVGPSGGGKTTIFSLIERFYLPVAGRITSSGISITDFTLREWRGKIGYVSQESPLMSGSIRDNISYGIAGDVPEERLIIAARDANALEFIEQLTDGFDTLVGERGIKLSGGQRQRIAIARALLHDPEILLLDEATSSLDSSSEILVQDALQRLMRGRTTLVIAHRLSTVINASRLVFLERGQVTGTGTHAELLASHELYRTFAAGQGLE
- a CDS encoding YceI family protein, yielding MVKLNVDASHSSIGFTVKHMMISKVRGAFNSYEASVETKEKDLTDAAIEFKIDVASIDTGSEDRDNHLRSADFFDAEAYPHITFAATEVRPQSGDDYELIGDLTIKGVTRPVTFKAEFEGAGTNPWGQEVVGYSAETTINRKDFGLTWNQALETGGVLVGEDIKISVDIQASAAQ
- the murB gene encoding UDP-N-acetylmuramate dehydrogenase; the protein is MTKELWLKELRQLLPEECVKADEPLCLHTLTKMGGPADVFAAPFTEDDVETTVKYAADRNIPLLMLGNGSNMVVRDGGVRGIVLSLEALTDIRVEGQHVHAQGGANIRDVSRAAADCSLTGFEFACGIPGSVGGAMAMNAGAYGGEIKDIIRQATVLTPEGKKLVLSKAELELGYRKSIVAKKGYYVLSADFELEVGDQTVINEKMANLTFQRESKQPLEFPSAGSVFKRPPGNFAGKLIQDSGLQGKGFGGAEVSTKHAGFIVNKNNATAGDYIRTIELVKMTVHEKFGIDLELEVKIVGEDLIR
- a CDS encoding potassium/proton antiporter, with translation MGDFTINGILLMGGLFLLIGVFMTTVSARFGVPSLVLFLIVGMVLGSDISGLIYFTNAEVAQLVGIFALVIILFEGGLQSKWRVIRPVMGTSLILATLGVIITTTIVAAASFYVLDISWLEAFLLGSIVGSTDAAAVFSVLAGQNVSSKISATLEAESGTNDPMAMFLTIAFIQLIQVPDSSPWLIAGAFFLQVGVGAAMGIVFGLIASYTINRIRLGASGLYAVLAAAFAVFIYSMTSVLGGSGLLAVYLAALVIGTRELTHSHSIISFHEGLAWLMQIVMFVILGLLVFPSELANWELIWKGLILSIVLLFIARPAAVFIATLFSDYDLNERLFISWAGLRGAVPIVLATFPMLAGIENGFVFFNIVFFIVLTSALFQGSTIPYAARKLNLVGPELPQRIHTLELISMGSANAEMLEIALGKTSPFAGKPVQAIGLPEQTLISAIIRSGRLVMPAGPTKLKAGDILYILTEKNQAVNVRVIFGDEEFID